The following proteins come from a genomic window of Carassius auratus strain Wakin chromosome 18, ASM336829v1, whole genome shotgun sequence:
- the slc27a2a gene encoding solute carrier family 27 member 2a, which yields MIYSVLLGLAVSCLLFLYVRFPYFTQDFLFVLRTVEVGWRVNRFGRRSPCYTILDRFTDITRSHPQKPFLVFEGQVFSYRDVDRISNRVANALRERALVHPGQTVSLFHGNAPQYVCTWLALAKLGCTVALLNTNLRSRSLLHCCDCCCATALITDADLAPAVAEVLPSLHMRGTSVLLLFGSCETDGIVNLSAAVRCASEEAPPLSLRRDISIRSPALYIYTSGTTGLPKAAVISHHRLWLMSSLQRITGVSSTDILYIYLPLYHSAGFLAGLTGAIERGITVVLRRKFSASQFWDDCREHNVTVIQYIGEVMRYLCNTPKSERDRDHRVRLALGNGIRAETWEEFLQRFGNVHICECYGATEGNIGFINYSVKTGSIGRVTAIHKMLVPFAFIKFDPETEEPVRDAAGLCVEVAPGETGLLVAKISEISPFSGYVKNPAQTEKKKLRNVFKKGDLYFNTGDLILADRHGFLYFQDRIGDTFRWKGENVATTEVCEILLMLDSVEAANVYGVRVSGHEGRIGMAALKLTDGTEFDRSNTYKHVKKLLPPYARPHFIRIQDELDVTGTFKQVKGQLVQEGFDPNIVQSKLFFLDESKQMFVPMTQELYTSILNGHTRL from the exons ATGATTTATTCGGTTCTCCTCGGGTTGGCCGTTTCTTGCTTACTTTTTCTGTACGTTCGTTTCCCGTACTTTACTCAGGATTTCCTGTTCGTACTCAGAACGGTTGAGGTCGGGTGGCGGGTGAATCGGTTCGGCCGCAGATCGCCGTGCTACACGATTCTGGACCGGTTCACGGACATCACGCGGAGTCACCCGCAGAAGCCCTTCCTCGTGTTCGAGGGCCAGGTGTTCTCTTACCGGGACGTGGACCGGATCAGTAACAGAGTCGCGAACGCTTTGCGGGAACGCGCGCTCGTGCACCCGGGTCAGACCGTGTCGCTTTTTCACGGGAACGCGCCTCAGTACGTGTGCACGTGGCTCGCGCTCGCCAAACTGGGCTGCACTGTCGCGCTGCTGAACACGAACCTCAGGAGTCGATCTCTGCTGCACTGCTGCGACTGCTGCTGCGCCACGGCCCTCATCACTGATGCAG atcTGGCTCCGGCGGTGGCTGAGGTTCTGCCGTCTCTGCACATGCGTGGCACGTCTGTGCTCCTGCTGTTCGGCAGCTGCGAGACGGATGGCATCGTCAATCTGTCGGCTGCGGTGCGGTGCGCGTCAGAAGAGGCTCCGCCCCTCAGCCTGAGGCGTGACATCAGCATCCGGAGCCCCGCCCTCTACATCTACACCTCCGGCACCACAG GTCTTCCTAAAGCAGCAGTGATCAGCCACCACAGACTCTGGCTGATGTCGTCCCTGCAGCGCATTACAGGTGTGAGCTCCACAGACATCCTCTACATCTATCTGCCCCTGTACCACAGCGCAGGCTTCCTCGCCGGCCTCACCGGAGCCATAGAGCGGG GGATCACAGTGGTGCTGAGGAGGAAGTTTTCTGCGTCTCAGTTTTGGGACGACTGTCGAGAGCATAATGTGACGGTCATCCAGTACATCGGAGAGGTCATGCGTTACCTGTGCAACACACCCAAG AGCGAGCGTGACCGTGATCACCGAGTGCGTCTGGCTCTGGGGAACGGCATCAGAGCGGAGACGTGGGAGGAATTCCTTCAGCGCTTCGGGAACGTTCACATCTGCGAGTGCTACGGAGCCACCGAGGGAAACATCGGATTCATCAACTACAGCGTGAAAACCGGATCCATCGGGAGAGTGACTGCCATCCACAAG atgctcgTTCCTTTCGCCTTCATTAAGTTCGATCCGGAGACGGAGGAGCCGGTGCGAGACGCTGCAGGACTGTGTGTGGAGGTGGCTCCAG GTGAAACCGGGCTGCTGGTGGCAAAGATCAGTGAAATCTCTCCGTTCAGCGGCTATGTTAAAAACCCTGCGCAAACAGAGAAGAAGAAGCTGAGGAACGTCTTTAAGAAAGGAGATCTGTACTTCAACACTGGAGATCTCATATTAGCTGACCGCCACGGCTTCCTTTACTTTCAGGACCGCATCGGAGACACGTTCCG GTGGAAAGGAGAAAATGTGGCCACGACTGAAGTGTGTGAGATTCTGCTGATGCTGGATTCTGTTGAAGCTGCAAACGTCTACGGAGTGAGAGTATCAG GTCACGAGGGACGGATTGGGATGGCAGCTCTCAAGCTCACAGACGGGACAGAGTTTGACCGATCTAACACATACAAACATGTGAAGAAGCTCCTGCCTCCGTACGCCAGACCACACTTCATCAGGATacag GACGAGCTGGACGTGACAGGGACCTTCaagcaggtcaaaggtcagctggTGCAGGAGGGATTCGACCCAAACATCGTCCAGAGTAAACTCTTCTTCCTGGACGAGTCGAAGCAGATGTTTGTGCCGATGACGCAGGAGCTGTACACTTCCATCCTGAACGGACACACCAGACtctga